A portion of the Acidihalobacter yilgarnensis genome contains these proteins:
- a CDS encoding branched-chain amino acid ABC transporter substrate-binding protein has product MMIKRILAVIAVSILGVGAAFGAEIVKFGVQAPITGNYANEGQGIEKAVRLLAKQQNAKGGLLGHKIEVVVCDDEGKATQGALCARRLVNDGVFAVIGTYTSGAASAAQPIYARANVIQTSDGTAEMLTRRGYKTFFRNAPPNSAEAKFTAHYLVKIKHYSRIAVLSDHSSFSKGLGDATEAAVKRDGGHVIYRGYITAGSQNFMSVLTKIKSLKPDVIYFSGYYSDGGLLRAQQARLGIKAVFVGGDANQNTEFAKIAGSAARGTVIVNVPAPANLPYAEAKAFLADYKAAYGTAPPSIFTLTNADGMRAIMYAVEKTKSLNPDKVEDFLHHLRDFRGITGPLGFNKHGERLGSAFQAFEIQADGSYKTLYSE; this is encoded by the coding sequence ATGATGATCAAGCGCATTCTGGCCGTGATTGCGGTCTCCATTCTGGGCGTAGGAGCGGCTTTCGGCGCCGAGATCGTCAAATTTGGCGTGCAAGCGCCCATCACGGGCAATTACGCCAACGAAGGCCAGGGCATCGAGAAGGCCGTGCGCCTCCTGGCTAAACAGCAGAATGCCAAAGGTGGATTACTGGGCCACAAGATCGAAGTCGTGGTTTGCGATGACGAAGGCAAGGCGACTCAGGGTGCCTTGTGCGCGCGTCGCCTGGTCAACGATGGCGTGTTTGCGGTGATCGGCACCTACACCTCTGGCGCGGCCAGTGCTGCCCAGCCGATCTATGCTCGCGCCAATGTCATTCAGACCAGCGACGGCACGGCCGAAATGCTGACCCGGCGCGGTTACAAAACCTTTTTCCGCAATGCGCCGCCTAACAGTGCGGAGGCCAAATTCACCGCGCACTATCTGGTCAAAATTAAGCATTACAGTCGAATCGCGGTGCTGTCGGATCACTCCAGCTTTTCCAAGGGACTGGGCGATGCTACCGAGGCGGCGGTCAAGCGCGATGGTGGCCATGTGATCTATCGCGGTTACATCACTGCCGGCTCGCAGAATTTCATGTCGGTGCTGACCAAGATCAAATCGCTCAAGCCCGACGTGATCTATTTTTCCGGTTATTACTCCGACGGCGGTCTGTTGCGTGCGCAACAGGCGCGTCTGGGTATCAAGGCTGTCTTTGTCGGCGGTGATGCCAATCAGAATACCGAGTTTGCCAAGATCGCCGGCAGCGCCGCACGCGGCACGGTGATCGTCAACGTGCCGGCACCGGCAAATCTGCCTTATGCCGAGGCCAAGGCCTTCCTGGCCGACTACAAGGCTGCCTACGGCACGGCACCGCCGAGTATCTTCACCCTGACCAATGCCGACGGCATGCGCGCCATCATGTATGCGGTGGAGAAAACCAAGAGTTTGAACCCTGACAAGGTCGAGGATTTCCTGCATCACCTGCGTGACTTCCGCGGCATCACCGGACCTTTGGGCTTCAACAAGCATGGTGAGCGTCTGGGCAGTGCCTTCCAGGCCTTCGAGATCCAGGCCGACGGCAGCTACAAGACGCTATACAGCGAATAA
- a CDS encoding aldo/keto reductase, which produces MEYTRLTQTDMEIPKIGLGTWAIGGWMWGGTDEQAAIDTIHAALDRGITLIDTAPVYGFGNSEEIVGKALAQYGRREHVTLATKVGLAWQDGRVTRDSSPSRIRQEIEDSLRRLGTDYIDIYQVHWPDGSVPFEETAATLEALRIEGKIRAIGVSNYSPAQMAAFAQAAPLATNQPPYNLFEREIEGDVADYCIEHGVGMIAYGALCRGLLSGRMQADTQFTGDDLRLSDPKFQAPRYVHYLEAVRQLDEYAQTHHGRRVIHLALRWLIDQPGVATALWGARRPDQLEPVEAVMGWSLSDEDRAAIDGILQTCIPDPVGPEFMAPPENAPLA; this is translated from the coding sequence ATGGAATACACGCGTTTGACACAGACAGACATGGAAATACCGAAGATTGGCCTGGGCACCTGGGCGATCGGCGGATGGATGTGGGGCGGCACGGATGAGCAAGCCGCCATCGACACGATTCATGCCGCGCTCGACCGAGGTATCACCCTGATCGACACCGCCCCTGTGTACGGCTTCGGCAACTCCGAGGAGATCGTGGGCAAGGCGCTGGCGCAATACGGCCGGCGCGAGCACGTGACGCTGGCGACCAAGGTCGGGTTAGCCTGGCAAGATGGGCGTGTCACCCGCGACAGCTCTCCATCCCGCATCCGTCAGGAAATCGAAGACTCGCTGCGCCGACTCGGTACCGACTACATCGATATCTATCAGGTGCACTGGCCCGATGGGTCCGTGCCGTTCGAGGAGACCGCGGCGACGCTGGAGGCGCTGCGCATCGAGGGCAAGATCCGCGCAATCGGTGTGAGCAACTATTCACCGGCACAGATGGCGGCCTTTGCCCAGGCCGCGCCGCTGGCCACCAACCAGCCGCCCTACAATCTGTTCGAGCGCGAAATCGAGGGCGATGTTGCCGATTACTGCATCGAACACGGCGTCGGCATGATCGCCTACGGCGCGCTCTGCCGCGGTTTGTTGTCTGGACGCATGCAGGCGGACACGCAGTTCACCGGTGACGATCTACGTCTGTCTGACCCGAAATTCCAGGCACCGCGCTACGTGCATTATCTTGAGGCCGTCCGCCAGCTCGACGAATACGCGCAGACACATCACGGGCGACGCGTCATTCATCTTGCGCTGCGCTGGTTGATTGATCAGCCGGGTGTGGCGACCGCGCTATGGGGTGCCCGCCGCCCGGACCAGCTCGAACCCGTCGAAGCCGTCATGGGCTGGTCGCTCAGCGACGAAGACCGCGCGGCCATCGACGGAATTCTCCAGACCTGTATTCCCGATCCGGTCGGTCCTGAATTCATGGCGCCGCCGGAGAATGCCCCACTGGCCTGA